In the Kribbella sp. NBC_00482 genome, one interval contains:
- a CDS encoding helix-turn-helix domain-containing protein — translation MRGHKRLVSYQWRLREVMAEHQMFATTELVPLLHERGIDLSASQVHRLVTGTPERLSMAVLAALCDIFATDPSELITTDAVNLGVRKTATGERTPGKAVADLRPRRARITDQT, via the coding sequence ATGAGAGGCCACAAGCGTCTGGTCAGCTACCAGTGGCGACTGCGGGAGGTGATGGCCGAACACCAGATGTTCGCCACCACCGAACTCGTCCCACTGCTCCACGAACGCGGCATCGACCTGTCCGCCTCCCAAGTCCACCGCCTCGTCACCGGCACCCCAGAACGTCTCTCGATGGCCGTTCTCGCCGCGTTGTGCGACATCTTCGCCACCGATCCCAGTGAGCTCATCACCACCGACGCGGTCAACCTCGGCGTCCGCAAAACCGCCACCGGCGAACGCACACCGGGCAAGGCAGTCGCCGATCTGCGTCCGAGACGCGCCCGCATCACCGACCAGACATGA
- a CDS encoding tyrosine-type recombinase/integrase, with protein MDDRGAIPGAAGLVLVDGVSLFRPEEQVFEAMLEGFANQQLARNLAYSTVQAREHQLRAFAGHAEAFPWLWSPHLADEWFSDLRAVRHVTRSTVRSYQVAIRGFCSYLTDPAYGWASECERRFGTHPIQVIHEVNAAAHVADSEAEPARRAFTRAELQELFDHADDEVARKQALGRKGWLPAFRDATIFKIAYGYGTRRTETAMLDAADFGRNPNGPEFGDYGICYIRHGKAQRGSPPKRRSVLTVWAWTSEVLEQWFTEIRPCFGLPNNPAAWPSERGLRVGPQQLNKRLAGYRDALGMDPALEFHSLRRSYVTHLIEDGWDPRFVQEQVGHNHASTTSIYTCVSSDYRTRTLRRALDAMVADALNPALKPAESNPTGGTQ; from the coding sequence GTGGACGATCGCGGTGCGATTCCGGGCGCGGCAGGCTTGGTTCTGGTCGATGGGGTGTCGCTGTTTCGCCCTGAGGAGCAGGTATTTGAGGCGATGCTGGAAGGGTTCGCGAACCAGCAACTGGCGAGGAATCTGGCCTACTCGACCGTGCAGGCCCGTGAGCATCAGCTGCGCGCGTTCGCCGGTCATGCGGAGGCGTTTCCGTGGCTGTGGTCGCCGCATCTGGCCGATGAGTGGTTCAGTGATCTGCGCGCGGTACGGCATGTCACTCGCTCGACGGTGCGCAGCTACCAGGTCGCGATCCGCGGCTTCTGCAGCTACCTGACCGACCCCGCCTACGGCTGGGCGAGCGAGTGCGAGCGACGGTTCGGGACGCACCCGATTCAGGTGATCCACGAGGTGAACGCGGCCGCGCACGTCGCCGATTCCGAGGCCGAACCGGCACGGCGCGCGTTCACCCGGGCCGAGTTGCAGGAACTGTTCGACCACGCCGACGACGAGGTCGCCCGCAAACAAGCGCTCGGCCGCAAGGGCTGGCTGCCGGCGTTTCGGGACGCGACGATCTTCAAGATCGCCTACGGCTACGGCACCCGCCGCACCGAAACCGCGATGCTGGACGCCGCAGACTTCGGCCGCAACCCCAACGGCCCGGAGTTCGGCGACTACGGCATCTGCTACATCCGGCACGGCAAAGCACAACGCGGCTCACCACCCAAACGCCGCTCCGTGCTCACCGTCTGGGCCTGGACGAGCGAGGTTCTCGAGCAGTGGTTCACCGAGATCAGGCCATGCTTCGGGCTGCCCAACAACCCGGCCGCCTGGCCGTCCGAACGCGGTCTACGCGTCGGGCCGCAGCAGCTGAACAAGCGACTGGCCGGCTACCGGGACGCGCTCGGAATGGACCCCGCATTGGAGTTCCACTCGCTGCGCCGCTCCTACGTCACGCACCTGATCGAGGACGGCTGGGATCCCCGGTTCGTGCAGGAACAGGTCGGCCACAACCACGCCTCGACCACCTCGATCTACACCTGCGTGTCGTCTGACTACCGCACCCGCACCCTGCGCCGCGCCCTCGACGCCATGGTCGCCGATGCCCTGAACCCCGCCCTGAAACCAGCCGAATCGAACCCCACGGGAGGCACTCAATGA
- the mobF gene encoding MobF family relaxase, with the protein MLTIHRLTAGDGYKYLLRHIASGDVDRRMATSLTAYYTASGYPAGRWLGSGLSWLGAGQLVPGSEVSEEQMAALFGRAQDPLTGHSLGRPYPTFKTPSERIQDQIRALDPRLGESERQVEIEQIRRRAMRQKTQQAVAGFDLTFSPVKSVSALWATTDVGTQEQIVAAHHDAIHDVVKLIEQHAAFTRTGDHGVVQLDVRGLIAAAFDHWDTRSGDPQLHTHIVIANRVQGLDGDWRTLDSRTLHRSIVAMSEIHNVFVADNLSRRLGVNWELRERGSQRNPAFELDAVPDELIREFSARTEQIETNLTTLLDERGDHIHPPSRREMYVLRQQATLMNRPPKHMASPLAALMAQWRTRADQAIGSDAVAAIQRSLEQAGNRPLAAADLSPETIEAYGASTVLTIQTKRATWNRWNLLAEAARQTRLLRIVSSSERFAVLQAVVQCAERHSISLKAPDLVRAPVTRANDESVFTIHNGQIYTSPVILGAESLLLELARDPAGPTIPAPHSAGLSADKVRALHRIATSGQKLEALVGPAGTGKTSLLSALTTTWELAHGEGSVIALAPSSAASTILSDAIGIPTENIAKWIYESAGLGAEQRRDMVQQTEYAANLAYRDRRKRRHQRLITQLAALHADHDRWNFRTNQLVIVDEASMASTMELATLARAANTAGAKLLLVGDDAQLSAADTGGAFRLIAQDTQAAELTDVWRFTNPWERDASLALRRGDITAIDMYDDHNRLTAGSSEEMEDAAYKAWLADTRTGRTSLLIAADNTTAARLNARARLDRITTGEVEPDGIELHNGNHVGLGDHIVTRLNNRRLHYGRSGYVKNGDVWTVIHRWPDGSLTVENRSGDTVTLPGRYVQESVELAYATTAHRAQGATVDTGHLLVADQLTRALMYVGMTRGRVANHAYVATHQATSDLHEPHPEQTLQDVCEAVLNDPGVEESAHQVMRRELDDATRLDRLVPMHEYLCQLEARTRYRSAIACSGLETADVASLHASPAYGALVAELRCGESVNLSVSDLLSHAVKQSHLTNAHDIAAVLHSRVERLVARSQTRTGGRTTLIAGLVIPAAQATDPTLLPALRELENQIAERSNWLAREAASVRPPWYEAIIQATVQDREPPRLIREIAAYRERFQVEERTVLGTTPPQTAVGQRQHHARLLTELRRISRNEAARPTPGMSDPSIAGRRLRRGAADPDLR; encoded by the coding sequence ATGCTGACCATCCACCGGTTGACTGCCGGAGATGGCTACAAATACCTGTTGCGCCATATCGCATCCGGCGACGTAGACCGCCGTATGGCTACCTCGTTGACGGCCTATTACACGGCGTCCGGGTACCCGGCAGGGCGATGGCTGGGCAGCGGCCTAAGCTGGCTCGGTGCCGGGCAACTCGTCCCGGGTAGCGAGGTCAGCGAGGAGCAGATGGCCGCGCTGTTCGGCCGCGCTCAGGACCCGCTGACAGGTCACTCGCTGGGTCGTCCGTATCCCACATTCAAGACCCCGTCCGAACGGATTCAGGACCAGATCCGCGCACTCGACCCTCGCCTGGGTGAGTCCGAGCGGCAGGTCGAGATCGAGCAGATTCGCCGGCGCGCGATGCGCCAGAAGACGCAACAGGCGGTCGCCGGCTTCGACCTCACCTTCTCCCCCGTGAAGTCGGTTTCCGCCCTCTGGGCGACCACCGACGTCGGTACTCAAGAGCAGATCGTTGCCGCACACCACGACGCGATTCACGATGTCGTGAAGTTGATCGAGCAGCACGCGGCGTTCACCAGAACCGGTGACCACGGCGTTGTCCAACTCGACGTACGTGGCCTGATCGCGGCGGCCTTCGACCACTGGGACACCCGTAGCGGCGATCCCCAACTCCATACCCACATCGTGATCGCCAACCGCGTTCAAGGCCTGGACGGTGATTGGCGCACACTCGACAGTCGGACGCTGCACCGCTCAATAGTCGCGATGTCAGAGATCCACAACGTGTTCGTCGCCGATAACCTGAGCCGACGGCTCGGCGTGAACTGGGAGCTCCGAGAACGAGGAAGCCAGCGAAACCCAGCGTTCGAGCTCGACGCCGTACCCGACGAACTGATCCGAGAGTTCTCCGCCAGAACAGAACAGATCGAGACCAACCTGACCACACTTCTGGACGAACGCGGCGACCACATCCACCCACCCAGCCGCCGCGAGATGTACGTCCTACGCCAGCAGGCCACACTCATGAACCGCCCGCCAAAGCACATGGCCAGCCCGCTCGCAGCACTCATGGCTCAGTGGCGAACCCGAGCCGACCAGGCCATCGGCTCGGACGCCGTCGCCGCCATCCAGCGTTCACTCGAACAAGCCGGGAATCGCCCGTTGGCCGCCGCCGATCTCAGCCCCGAGACCATCGAGGCGTACGGCGCGTCGACCGTCCTCACGATTCAGACCAAGCGGGCGACCTGGAACCGCTGGAACCTCCTGGCCGAGGCCGCGCGCCAGACCCGGCTACTTCGCATCGTCTCGTCCAGCGAACGGTTCGCCGTACTCCAAGCGGTCGTCCAATGCGCCGAACGCCACTCGATCAGCCTCAAAGCACCCGACCTCGTACGAGCGCCGGTGACGCGAGCAAACGACGAGAGCGTATTCACGATCCACAACGGCCAGATCTACACCTCGCCGGTCATCCTCGGCGCAGAGTCCCTCCTACTCGAGCTAGCTCGAGACCCTGCAGGACCAACCATTCCAGCACCGCACAGCGCCGGTCTGAGCGCCGACAAGGTCCGTGCTCTGCACCGGATCGCGACGAGCGGACAGAAACTCGAGGCTCTGGTCGGGCCCGCCGGGACTGGGAAGACCAGTCTCCTGTCCGCTCTGACGACAACTTGGGAACTCGCACACGGCGAAGGCTCCGTCATCGCGCTGGCCCCATCCTCGGCGGCGTCGACCATCCTGTCCGACGCGATCGGCATCCCCACCGAGAACATCGCCAAGTGGATCTACGAATCCGCAGGTCTCGGCGCCGAACAACGCCGCGACATGGTCCAGCAGACCGAGTACGCCGCCAACCTGGCCTACCGCGATCGTCGCAAACGCCGCCATCAGCGGCTCATCACGCAGCTGGCGGCGCTGCACGCAGACCACGACAGGTGGAACTTCCGCACCAACCAACTCGTCATCGTCGACGAAGCCTCCATGGCCAGCACCATGGAACTTGCCACCCTCGCCCGCGCCGCCAACACCGCCGGCGCGAAACTCCTCCTGGTCGGCGACGACGCCCAACTCTCCGCAGCCGATACCGGCGGCGCCTTCCGCCTCATCGCCCAAGACACCCAGGCCGCAGAACTCACCGACGTCTGGCGCTTCACCAACCCCTGGGAACGCGACGCAAGCCTCGCGCTCCGACGAGGTGACATCACCGCCATCGACATGTACGACGACCACAACCGACTCACCGCCGGCTCATCAGAGGAGATGGAAGACGCCGCCTACAAGGCCTGGCTCGCCGACACCCGAACCGGCCGAACCAGCCTGCTCATCGCCGCCGACAACACGACAGCCGCACGCCTCAACGCCCGCGCCCGCCTCGACCGCATCACCACCGGCGAAGTCGAACCCGACGGCATCGAACTCCACAACGGCAACCACGTCGGCCTCGGCGACCACATCGTCACCCGCCTCAACAACCGCCGCCTCCACTACGGACGAAGTGGTTACGTGAAGAACGGTGACGTCTGGACCGTCATCCACCGCTGGCCCGACGGCTCTCTAACCGTCGAGAACCGCAGCGGCGACACCGTGACTCTGCCTGGCAGGTATGTCCAGGAATCCGTCGAACTCGCCTACGCCACCACAGCCCACCGAGCCCAAGGCGCCACAGTGGACACTGGCCACCTGCTCGTCGCTGATCAGCTCACCCGAGCGCTGATGTACGTCGGCATGACCCGCGGCCGAGTGGCCAATCACGCCTACGTCGCCACCCACCAAGCCACGTCGGACCTACACGAACCACACCCCGAACAGACCCTGCAGGACGTCTGCGAGGCTGTCCTGAATGACCCTGGCGTTGAAGAGTCCGCCCATCAAGTCATGCGTCGAGAACTCGACGATGCCACCCGCCTTGACAGGCTGGTTCCCATGCACGAGTACCTCTGTCAGCTCGAAGCTCGAACTCGGTACCGCTCAGCCATCGCATGCAGCGGCCTCGAAACAGCCGACGTCGCATCTCTCCATGCATCGCCCGCTTACGGCGCACTTGTCGCAGAACTTCGCTGCGGAGAGTCGGTCAATCTCAGTGTCTCGGACCTCCTGAGCCATGCCGTGAAGCAGTCGCATTTGACCAACGCCCACGACATCGCAGCAGTACTTCACAGCCGAGTCGAGCGCCTCGTCGCGAGATCACAGACCCGCACCGGTGGGCGCACAACGCTGATCGCCGGTCTGGTCATCCCGGCAGCACAAGCCACCGACCCGACACTGCTCCCTGCCCTTCGCGAGCTTGAGAACCAAATCGCAGAGCGTTCTAACTGGCTCGCACGTGAAGCCGCCTCGGTACGACCACCTTGGTACGAGGCCATCATCCAGGCGACTGTCCAGGATCGGGAGCCGCCCCGACTGATACGTGAGATCGCCGCCTACAGAGAGCGCTTCCAGGTTGAGGAACGTACAGTCCTCGGCACAACGCCCCCGCAGACCGCGGTCGGTCAACGCCAACATCACGCCCGGCTGCTCACTGAACTTCGCCGCATATCTCGCAACGAGGCGGCACGACCCACACCAGGCATGAGCGATCCGAGCATCGCCGGTAGGCGTCTGCGTCGGGGAGCAGCCGACCCGGACCTCAGGTAA